In Sphingobacterium sp. SRCM116780, the genomic stretch GCATTTTGTTAATAGAAAAGGGGTGCCAAAAGAACATAATCAGGATAGAAATGTTGTTTTGGCCCCCTTAGTTTGTACGATTTTGATCTAATGATTAACCTGATATTTTTTTATGATGTATGATAGAGTTCCCACTTACCATTTTTGTATACGTTGATTTTCTTGTGTCTTGGAGAATTGATTTTATAATTCACGATTTCACCCTCTTTCCAAGTCATCTCTAATGTACAATTTCCTTTCAGACGAATCCCTCTTATATTGCCTTCCTTCTTCCATGCCCTCGGTATAGCTGGCAAAAGATAAACACTATCTGCATGGGATTGTACCAACATTTCAGCAATACCTGCTGCTCCTCCAAAATTGCCATCGATTTGAAACGGTGGTCCCGCGGCCAAAAGATTAGAATAGACTCCTCCTCCTGCCCCGTAATTAATACGTGTATCCACTCGTGGGGTCATCAGTTGCTTAAATAGTTTATAAGCTCTTTCTCCATCGTGCAATCTGGACCAAAAGAGCATCTTGTGAGCAATAGCCCAACTTGGTCCATCATCTACTCTTACTTCCAAACTTTTTCTAGCGGCATCCGCCCACACTGGATTATTATCCTTTTGAATAAGATATCCTGGATACAAACCATATAAATGAGAAATATGTCTATGCTGAGGATCTACTTCTTCATAATCTTCTATCCATTCCATTATTCTTCCGTCTTTACCAATCTGTACTACAGGTGCTAGTTTTTTCAGTTTTTGTGTAACTTCAGTTATAAATGGATCTGATGATTTCTCCAGTATCTGTGATGCTTCAATCAAATTTTGGAATAGCTCCCGAACGATCTGATTATCAATAGTGGGGCCCATAGTCACATTTACCTGATGTCCATTCGGTAGTTTAAAAGAATTTTCTGGCGATACCGAAGGTGAAGTAACTAACCAACCTTTGCTGGGATAGGTTGTCAAAGCATTAGCATAAAATTGTGCAGCTCCATATAGGATAGGATAAATTCTATTGAGATAGGTCTTATCTTCAGAATAGAGATAATGTTCCCAAAGGTTATTACACAACCATCCTGATCCTGCATTGGTAATGCCCCATGATGCTGATTCTCCAGGTGCTGTATATCCCCAAACATTGGTAATGACGTGTGCTACCCAGCCATTAGCATGGTAATAAGCTTTGGCCGTTCTTTGACCAGGGATCATCAATCCTTCTACCAGATTCACCAAGGGTTCATTCAATTCACCTAAGTTTGCAGCACCTAAGTGCCAATGGTTCATCTGGACATTGATATCCAGGTGGTAATCGCTATTCCAAGGAGTTTGAATTTGATTTGCCCAAAGTCCTTGAAGATTGGGAGGTAATAAACCTATTCTGGTACTACTGATACTTAAATATCTTCCGTACTGATAAAATAAGACTGCTAAACCTGGATCTGCATCTGGCTCTTTGCCAAAAGAAACCAAACGCTGATCTGTTGGCAAATCTGTTTTTGATCTACCTAGTGTTAGTCTTAATCTGTCAAATTTTTCCGTATAATGCTTGATATGTTCGGCATATTGTTTTTCATAAGATTTCTTCATTGCTGCATCCAGGGTAGCACGACTGGTAGTTTCAAAATCCTTTCCTTTAAAATCTGTATCCGTAGCGAGATAGAGCAATACTTCATCAGCTCCCTTAATTTCTATATTTTGACTATTGATCTGCTGTATGCCTCCTTTGATCTTTGTTCTAATTCGTGTCTTAAACTGCATACCTTTCCCATCTACTCCATTATCCAGTTGACCAAATAAAATGAGCTCTCCATCTTTAGTAAAAGAAGTTGCTCGTTCGGAACGTTCAATTTTAATTTGGAGATTAATTTTTCCCCTTTTGCTACTTTTCAATTTGATTACAGCAACATCATCTGAAAAACTAGTCCAATATTCTCTACTATAGTTTATTCCGTCCAATTGATAGCTTGTCCTTACAATTGCATGCTCCAGATCCAATTCACGATGATAATTTTTGACTTTAGCTATATCCATCTTGTGATCAAAATTCAATGTTAAATTTCCTAGATTCTGATAGCATCCCCATTGCTTACCTCCCGAACCAGGACCTTTGCACACAAAGTGTTGGTCGATCAGTTGCTGTGCCAAATCATTTTTGCCTTTTTTGATCAACGATCTAATGCTATCCAAATAGTTGCCAGCTTCATCATTATTAGCATCTTGCGGACTTCCTGACCACAGGGTTATATCATTTAAAACCAACTGTTCAGTTTGCAATCCACCGTCTGGCATCATTCCAATCTTTCCATTTCCTAGCGGTAGTGTTTCCTCCCATTGTTTGGCTGGTTGACGATACCAGAGTTTTAAATCCGTATTCTGTCCGAATATTTTTCCAGAAGAAAGGAAAAGAAGCATACAAATAATGATGCGAAAGTGATTGAGATGATCGTGATTTATTCTTTTCATAATCGTTTATTAATTGTTCCAATTATCTGTCCGAAAAGGAGAAGCAGGAAGACCTGCATCATTATATAGGATAAGGTCAGGATTATCTGCCCATCCATATCTTACTGCTACAGGAGCGGACACTTCCTTAGCACTTAGTCGAATTTTACGCCCTATTTGTTTGATTTCTGCTGGATAAAACACCTGATCTTTTCCTGCAATGGTAAATCCTCCATTTGTTTTATCAAGACTTTTGAGTGCCAATTTCTTTCCCATGGGATCAAAATTAAGTTGGACTTCATGCCCTTTTATAGACCAATTCTTTAGTGAGGGGCCACTGAAAGCAATCGTTTTCCCATACAGTTTGTTCAGTGCTATAAAAGCAAGTCGCTTACCCACATCTTGTTTATTTTTTGGATGAATATCTCCAGCTTCTCCAATATCGGCAATCACAGCCATACCCGTGTGTGGTACTTTTAAGGTTGACAGTTGCGCATCTCTTAAGATTGCCCAAGATGAAGGTTCTGGATGTGCTATCTTATCTTTAAAATTGGCCAACTGTACATAGTAGAAAGGCATATTCTCATTGTTCCACTTTGTCCTCCAATCCTTGATCAACCCAGGTAACAACTCGTTATAAGGGCTATCCTTAGTCTCTGTATTGCTTTCACCCTGATACCAAATGACACCTTTGATCTTGAAGTCTACAAAAGGCTGGACCATGGCATTGTATAATACAGTTGGTCTATTCGGCCCCTCCATTGTATTAGGTTTCGGAGGTAATTGGTTCAAATCGTAGCCAACTTTGCATTTCCATTCTCCTACCAAGGAAAGGGTTTCTCCATTTGGTCCTTCCAATCTAGGTTGTTCTGATCCACTATAAATTCCACCTTCACCTCCACCATCAAATACCCGCATGGCAATATGTAGACTAGGCTGATCATTTATGACGCCTGAAATCGTATAGTTTCGATTGAGGTTATACCCATTTGTCTCTCCCACAAACTGTCCATTGACATAGGTTATATCGTTATCATCGACTGTTCCCAAAATCAATCTGATATTTCGACCTATCCAATGTTTAGGTAATTCGATGTCTTTCCGAAAATAGATAACACCATCCATGCCTGGAAATAGGTTTTTATCATAATAGCTAGGAATAGAAATATTGTCCCATGCACGAATATCGATGTTACGTGAAAGCCAGCTTCCTTCTGTTCCTGGCTTACCTTTATCTTGTTTATCTGCTAGTGTATTCCATACTTCCATCTCCTTATTAAATAGCTCTTGTGCATCTGGCCGTTGTATCTTTTCAATCATGGAAGTATAAGGTGTGAATGGAGCTAATCCCTGTCTACTCATCCAGGTTTCAATAATGGTACCACCCCAAGATGAATGGATCAGACCTATTGGAATACCTGTTTTTTCATAGATTTCACGAGCAAAGAAATAAGCAGTTGCTGAAAATTCGGCAATACTTTGTGGCGAAACGGAGTTCCAACCCCCTGTCTCCACTTTGCTGTCCGTTATCGGTAAGTTGCTCGTAGATTTGGGAATCTGTAATATTCGAATATTCGGAAAATTAGCCGAATTGATTTCTTGTTGGTAATGATTGATCTTTCCCCATCCAGCCAGAGGCATTTCCATATTGGATTGACCTGAACAGAACCAGACCTCGCCAATTAAGATATTGTTTAACGTCAATTTATCCCCATCATCTAGGGTAATTTGATAGGGCCCTCCATAAACTGGAGTTTCCAAATAAACTTCCCATTGCCCTTGCTGATTTATCTGTACTTGATACGTCTTATTATTCCAGCTGGTATTGACATTCAAATGTTGACCTGAGAACGTACTTGTGCCCCAAATCTTGACTTTTTCTTTTTGTTGCAACACCATATTATCGCCAATAAAATTGGACAACTGTACTTTGGCTTGCGCCACTGTCAATCCCGTCAATGCAAGAATCAATAGCATCATCACCTTTCTATAATCTTTGACTTTCATGAGTTATCTATTTTTTACTGGGCGCTAATTTTTAAAAGAACACTCGTCCGTTTGTTATTCAAATCTGGATTGACCCCAATTTTCATCAGATAATCCCCAGAATAGATCTGAGAATTTTCCAATGTTGAACTGATTTCGGGATATAGATTAATTTCTTGGACTTGATAACGTTTCTGAGGATCTAATCCTTGTAAACGTACAGGATCAGTACTACCAGCTCCATAGCGATTATTGACCAAATAATTGAATATAACAGCTTCAGACTTTTGATCATCGACATACATGATGGATGCATAGTCACCTACTCTCGGATCGGCCAATCGATATTGCTGACCGTGCCATACGATATCTTTGAAGGAATCATAAGTCTTGACTGCATTTTGGCAGAATAGAAGATCCTTATCATTTAAATGACTGACCACGATATCAAAGCCCAATTTTCCCATCATAGCTACATCTGTACGATATTTGAGGGGTTGTTTACCCCAATCGGTAACATGGTTTGAGGTACTTATTGCTGGAAAAAAATAAGAATATTCATACTGCATAAATACACGTTCTAAAGGATCTGTATTATCAGATGGCCAAAATTCCGTAAAATATTGTAGAGCAGCATAGTCAACTCGACCTCCTCCACCAGAACAAAGCATCATCGGAACTTTTGGATATTTAGCACGAATACGTTCCAATACGTTATACAAGCCTTGGACATAAGAAATATAAAATGCTCCTTGGTCCTTTAGAAAAGCTGAATGAGCATTGTAAATAACTGCGTTACAATCCCATTTGATATAAGCCAATGCTGGATTTTTAGTAAAGAGGTCATCCAAAACCTGAAACACAAAATCTTGAACCTTAGGATTGGCTAAGTCTAATACCAATTGGTTTCTAAAATAATGCTCCTCACGTTGGGGTTGTTTCACCACCCAGTCAGGATGCTTCTCATAAAGTTCCGATTTTGGACTTACCATTTCAGGTTCAACCCATATACCAAATTTTACGTCTTGTTTAGTTGCTTCTTCCACCAATGTAGTAATTCCATTAGGTAGTTTTTGGCGATTAGGTTCCCAATCTCCTAAACTGGAATGGTCACTGTTCCGTGGATATTTATTACCAAACCAACCATCATCTAATAGAAATAAATCTACTCCTAGTTTTTTCGTATCCTGAAGTAAACCTTTCAGCTTTTGCTCATTGAAATCAAAGTATGTTGCTTCCCAATTATTGAGCAAGGTCAATCGTTCACCATTACCATCCAATAATTTGTATTTACGAGCCCAATCATGCAGATTACGTGACGCTTTTCCTTTTCCTTCCGTGGACAATGTGTAAATTAATTTTGGAGTGATAAAGTCCTGATTAGATTGAAGCGTAACAGTGGAAGCATAATTATTAATGCCAGCAATGATTCTGAGATTGTTGAGGTAATCTACTTCGAGATCAATCTTGAAATTACCACTATAAGCCAAACTAGCCATCAATACAGTACCCTCATCCTCCGATGCTTTTTCTCCTAAAGAAACCATAAAAGAAGGTGGTTGGAATAAATTGGCTCGTGTACCTAATTTACTATCCAATACCTTAATCCCATGGGTCAAAGGAGCTTCCTCTACCTGCATTTCTCTCGCCCAATCACCATGATATTGTCGCAACCAATAGGCATTGGATTTTAAGGTTAAATTGGCTGAAGCAAATTTCTCCAAGGATATCGATTTTTTTTCTTTATTCTGTATCGTAGTCCATTGTTCGATCATATCCTCACTCAAAAACGATTTGTAATGCAGGACAACATAGATATCGTATACTGGATCCTTGAGCGTAATATCTAATTGATTACTATTGGGATCAATAGACTTAACCTCATGTTTGACATAGCGTAAATCCAACGATCTATTTCCATCAGCATGGATAACACTGATTGCGGGTTCAAGAAGATTTTTGGAACCCGAAGGGGTATACGCTGCATTGGACAATCCACTGTAATCGGTCATTTGTTTATAACCTTTGGAGATTGTGCTATATTCTTTTATATTACTCAGTTTCTCTCCATAGTACAACATACGTAATGTCTTGGTAGAGTCGTATTCCAATACCAATGCTTTGGATTTCGTTTCAATTGGTATTTGGCTTGATTGTGCTTGGACATCCAAGGAGATCAGTCCCTTAATGAGCAAAAATCCTATGAATAAATGTCTAAAATAAGGTTTTGGCATATCGCATAAATTTTTAACGTTTACGAACTAATTTGAGTTGTTTGTTTGCTTGTAGTTGTACTTGGTATAAGTATTTTCCTTTTATTTCTTTTTGTAATGGTGTATTTTGGAGCATTGTTGGGCTCAAAACTTGAATAATTTGAGTTTTAGGAGAAGAGAGCACAATGGATTCCAATTGATTACTTTTCCAAGATAGCTCATTGACAAGGACATTTCCTCTTGCTTTTAATCCTTTGATTTTTCCCTCTGTCCATACGTCTGGTAATGCAGGCAATAATTCAAGCGTATTGGTATGAGACTGCAACAGCATTTCACTTACCGCAGCAACGTAACCGAAGTTTCCATCAATTTGAAATGGAGGATGTGCACAAAGGAGATTTGCATAAACTCCTCCTCCATTGTTATAATCAATACCATCACCTCCCACTAAATTGATAAAATTGTTTAAGATCCGGTGCGCATGATTACCATCTTGTAATCTAGCCCAAAAGGCTATTTTCCAAGCCATAGACCATCCTGTGGATTCATCACCTCGTGCTGTTAGCGTTACTTCTGCAGCCTTGGTCAATTCTGGTGTTTGTAAAACAGAGATCTGATTACCCGGATAAAGAGCAAATAAATGCGAAACATGGCGATGCTTATCCTGTGGATCATCACGATCTGCTTCCCACTCTTGCAATTGACCCCATTTTCCAATCTTAGGTTTTAATAGTGCATCTCGAAGTCCTTTAATATGAAGTTTATAATTTTCATCTGTTTTCAAACTATCACATGCAGCAATATAATTGCTAAAGAGATTATAAATGATTTGGTGATCATAGCTCACGGCATCTTCTGTCGGTCCATGTTCAGGAGACCATCCCATAGGAGCCACAACTGTCCCATCAGTTCGACGTACAAGTCGATCATCCCAAAACTCACATATTTCTTTTAAAATAGGATAGGCAAATTCTCGTAAATAATTTTTATCCTGATTGAATGCATAATGTTCCCACAATGCTTGAGCATACCAAGCACTTCCTGGGGTATTCCAGTTAAAGCTCTCGCCTCCAAAAATATTGTTTTCGGTACGTACAGTCCATCCACGAACTCCAGGATATTCCTTCTGTGTGTGTTCTTTCTTTACCTCCCGCATACTATTGATGTAATCCAAATATGGCCAAGCAGATTCGCTCAAATTGGCAACCTCGGCAGGCCAGTAATTCATCTGTACATTGATGTTAGAATGGTAGTCTGATCGCCAAGGTGGTGTATTGCTATTGTTCCACAATCCTTGCAAATTGGCTGGTAGCCCACCTTTACGTGAAGAACTGATCAACAGATATCGACCGTACTGGTAGACAAGAGCTTCCAGTTCAGGAAATGGACCTTTCTTATATTGTATTAGAAGTTCCTTTGTTGTTAATTTCCTATCAAGCAGTTTTTGTCCCAATTGAAGTTGAACATTTCCAAATAAGGATGCATAATCTTTCGTATGGCGATTGAGTAGCTGTTCAAAACTATAGGCTTTGGCATGGTTAATAGTTTGTTCATTTACTTTTAATGGATTTTCATTTGTTTTCCAATGCGTAGATCGTGTATTGGCATAGTTCGTAGCTGCACTTAATAAAAGAATGATTTTGTCTGCTGCTTTAATTTGTAAAGTAACATGTCCATCTTTATCCTTTATTTCTTGCAGCGTACCACCTTCTGTTTTGATATGAAGTTGAGCGGCATATTGCATTCCATTCGACAATGTGCCACTGAAGACCAAATCTCCAGAAGCTAAGGTAGAATATTTACCATGTGCATCTTTAAGGTTGATCGTTGCCGTTAATGATTTTTTATGACTACCAACATACTCTAAAGCAATTACTTGATCAGGATTACTGGCAAAGTAACGCCGATGTAACTGTTGATTATTTTGTCGAAAGGAAATCGCATGTAACGCTTGGTCTAAATCAAGTGTTCGACTATAGTTTGAAAAAGGTTTAGCATTTACGGAGTCAAACTGGATAAACAGATCTCCAAAAGCTTGATATTCACCCGTCTCTTGCTCATCACCTGTCCATAAGCTGTTTTCGTTAAATTGAATATGTTCTTGATGTACATCTCCAAAGATCATCGCACCTAGACGACCATTACCAATTGGATATGCTTCAGTCATCCAATCTTTAGCTGGTCTATCATCCCAGAGAACATAATTTTGTCCATAAGTCTGCTTATAGAATAAGCCAATTAAAATGAAGATTAAGAGTTCAATTCTTTTTCGTATTAACATATACTTAAGCAGGTTTAACGGGCTAGGCCCAAAGGTGAAAAAATCAAATAAATACTGACCATCAAAAGAAGGAGGATAGTTCCTACCAGATATCTACCTTTCCAATAGGATGCACGATCTTGACCAGAAAATTCAAATTGAAACGTTGATAAATAATGAGGTTGTGTCCACTTACTTCCAATCCACATGATGAAGGCTATGGCTAAGAATAAAAGTGCAAATAAATGTAAATAGTGTAGGTCAAGCTTCCAGATAAAAACAAGTACAAAATAACTGATCATATACAAGAACAATCCAACTTGAGCCATACTTGAAGTGATCTTCCTTGAAAGTATCCCCATGATCATTATCGTAAAAATTGGCATATTAAAAAGACCCGATACCGTTTGTAAATAGGTATAAAATCCATCGTGAGCAAAAAGAATAAACGGTGCAATGAACATAGCCGACAATGAAATTATCAACTCAAAATATTTCCCCTTTTTTACTAATTGGATTTCACTGAGATCAATATTCTTATGTTTTAGATAAGGTTTATAAATATTAAAAATGAACAAGCTGCCACAACTTTGTAAGCCAGCAGT encodes the following:
- a CDS encoding glycosyl hydrolase family 95 catalytic domain-containing protein; this encodes MLIRKRIELLIFILIGLFYKQTYGQNYVLWDDRPAKDWMTEAYPIGNGRLGAMIFGDVHQEHIQFNENSLWTGDEQETGEYQAFGDLFIQFDSVNAKPFSNYSRTLDLDQALHAISFRQNNQQLHRRYFASNPDQVIALEYVGSHKKSLTATINLKDAHGKYSTLASGDLVFSGTLSNGMQYAAQLHIKTEGGTLQEIKDKDGHVTLQIKAADKIILLLSAATNYANTRSTHWKTNENPLKVNEQTINHAKAYSFEQLLNRHTKDYASLFGNVQLQLGQKLLDRKLTTKELLIQYKKGPFPELEALVYQYGRYLLISSSRKGGLPANLQGLWNNSNTPPWRSDYHSNINVQMNYWPAEVANLSESAWPYLDYINSMREVKKEHTQKEYPGVRGWTVRTENNIFGGESFNWNTPGSAWYAQALWEHYAFNQDKNYLREFAYPILKEICEFWDDRLVRRTDGTVVAPMGWSPEHGPTEDAVSYDHQIIYNLFSNYIAACDSLKTDENYKLHIKGLRDALLKPKIGKWGQLQEWEADRDDPQDKHRHVSHLFALYPGNQISVLQTPELTKAAEVTLTARGDESTGWSMAWKIAFWARLQDGNHAHRILNNFINLVGGDGIDYNNGGGVYANLLCAHPPFQIDGNFGYVAAVSEMLLQSHTNTLELLPALPDVWTEGKIKGLKARGNVLVNELSWKSNQLESIVLSSPKTQIIQVLSPTMLQNTPLQKEIKGKYLYQVQLQANKQLKLVRKR
- a CDS encoding alpha-galactosidase, with translation MPKPYFRHLFIGFLLIKGLISLDVQAQSSQIPIETKSKALVLEYDSTKTLRMLYYGEKLSNIKEYSTISKGYKQMTDYSGLSNAAYTPSGSKNLLEPAISVIHADGNRSLDLRYVKHEVKSIDPNSNQLDITLKDPVYDIYVVLHYKSFLSEDMIEQWTTIQNKEKKSISLEKFASANLTLKSNAYWLRQYHGDWAREMQVEEAPLTHGIKVLDSKLGTRANLFQPPSFMVSLGEKASEDEGTVLMASLAYSGNFKIDLEVDYLNNLRIIAGINNYASTVTLQSNQDFITPKLIYTLSTEGKGKASRNLHDWARKYKLLDGNGERLTLLNNWEATYFDFNEQKLKGLLQDTKKLGVDLFLLDDGWFGNKYPRNSDHSSLGDWEPNRQKLPNGITTLVEEATKQDVKFGIWVEPEMVSPKSELYEKHPDWVVKQPQREEHYFRNQLVLDLANPKVQDFVFQVLDDLFTKNPALAYIKWDCNAVIYNAHSAFLKDQGAFYISYVQGLYNVLERIRAKYPKVPMMLCSGGGGRVDYAALQYFTEFWPSDNTDPLERVFMQYEYSYFFPAISTSNHVTDWGKQPLKYRTDVAMMGKLGFDIVVSHLNDKDLLFCQNAVKTYDSFKDIVWHGQQYRLADPRVGDYASIMYVDDQKSEAVIFNYLVNNRYGAGSTDPVRLQGLDPQKRYQVQEINLYPEISSTLENSQIYSGDYLMKIGVNPDLNNKRTSVLLKISAQ
- a CDS encoding glycosyl hydrolase family 95 catalytic domain-containing protein; translated protein: MKRINHDHLNHFRIIICMLLFLSSGKIFGQNTDLKLWYRQPAKQWEETLPLGNGKIGMMPDGGLQTEQLVLNDITLWSGSPQDANNDEAGNYLDSIRSLIKKGKNDLAQQLIDQHFVCKGPGSGGKQWGCYQNLGNLTLNFDHKMDIAKVKNYHRELDLEHAIVRTSYQLDGINYSREYWTSFSDDVAVIKLKSSKRGKINLQIKIERSERATSFTKDGELILFGQLDNGVDGKGMQFKTRIRTKIKGGIQQINSQNIEIKGADEVLLYLATDTDFKGKDFETTSRATLDAAMKKSYEKQYAEHIKHYTEKFDRLRLTLGRSKTDLPTDQRLVSFGKEPDADPGLAVLFYQYGRYLSISSTRIGLLPPNLQGLWANQIQTPWNSDYHLDINVQMNHWHLGAANLGELNEPLVNLVEGLMIPGQRTAKAYYHANGWVAHVITNVWGYTAPGESASWGITNAGSGWLCNNLWEHYLYSEDKTYLNRIYPILYGAAQFYANALTTYPSKGWLVTSPSVSPENSFKLPNGHQVNVTMGPTIDNQIVRELFQNLIEASQILEKSSDPFITEVTQKLKKLAPVVQIGKDGRIMEWIEDYEEVDPQHRHISHLYGLYPGYLIQKDNNPVWADAARKSLEVRVDDGPSWAIAHKMLFWSRLHDGERAYKLFKQLMTPRVDTRINYGAGGGVYSNLLAAGPPFQIDGNFGGAAGIAEMLVQSHADSVYLLPAIPRAWKKEGNIRGIRLKGNCTLEMTWKEGEIVNYKINSPRHKKINVYKNGKWELYHTS
- a CDS encoding sialate O-acetylesterase, which gives rise to MKVKDYRKVMMLLILALTGLTVAQAKVQLSNFIGDNMVLQQKEKVKIWGTSTFSGQHLNVNTSWNNKTYQVQINQQGQWEVYLETPVYGGPYQITLDDGDKLTLNNILIGEVWFCSGQSNMEMPLAGWGKINHYQQEINSANFPNIRILQIPKSTSNLPITDSKVETGGWNSVSPQSIAEFSATAYFFAREIYEKTGIPIGLIHSSWGGTIIETWMSRQGLAPFTPYTSMIEKIQRPDAQELFNKEMEVWNTLADKQDKGKPGTEGSWLSRNIDIRAWDNISIPSYYDKNLFPGMDGVIYFRKDIELPKHWIGRNIRLILGTVDDNDITYVNGQFVGETNGYNLNRNYTISGVINDQPSLHIAMRVFDGGGEGGIYSGSEQPRLEGPNGETLSLVGEWKCKVGYDLNQLPPKPNTMEGPNRPTVLYNAMVQPFVDFKIKGVIWYQGESNTETKDSPYNELLPGLIKDWRTKWNNENMPFYYVQLANFKDKIAHPEPSSWAILRDAQLSTLKVPHTGMAVIADIGEAGDIHPKNKQDVGKRLAFIALNKLYGKTIAFSGPSLKNWSIKGHEVQLNFDPMGKKLALKSLDKTNGGFTIAGKDQVFYPAEIKQIGRKIRLSAKEVSAPVAVRYGWADNPDLILYNDAGLPASPFRTDNWNN